The following are encoded together in the Spirochaetota bacterium genome:
- a CDS encoding DUF1801 domain-containing protein, with translation MQSKALTVADYLESLPADRRKAVSAIRAVIKNRLPKGYAEMMQYGMIGYVVPLSRYPDGYLGKKDIPVPYAALASQKGYIAVYLMNVYADKDALTVLRRDFTRAGKKLSMGKSCIRFKRIDDVSLDAIGNAVARTSVDDHIAAYEKARGKKRVR, from the coding sequence ATGCAAAGCAAAGCGCTCACGGTCGCGGATTATCTCGAATCGCTGCCAGCCGACAGGCGGAAGGCGGTGTCTGCAATACGCGCCGTCATCAAAAATCGGCTCCCAAAAGGCTATGCGGAGATGATGCAGTACGGAATGATAGGCTATGTTGTCCCGCTCTCGCGGTATCCCGATGGCTATCTCGGTAAAAAGGATATACCGGTGCCGTATGCGGCGCTCGCATCGCAGAAGGGCTACATCGCGGTGTATCTCATGAACGTGTATGCGGACAAGGATGCGCTCACGGTGCTCAGGAGGGATTTCACCCGTGCGGGGAAAAAGCTCTCAATGGGAAAGTCGTGCATACGGTTCAAACGGATCGATGACGTTTCGCTCGATGCCATCGGTAATGCGGTTGCACGTACATCGGTCGATGATCATATCGCTGCCTATGAGAAGGCGCGCGGGAAGAAGCGCGTACGCTAA
- a CDS encoding efflux RND transporter permease subunit — protein MNIAQFAVKRPVLVVMIIASLITLGVIGYSRLPVDLLPNVELPNLIVTVVYPGASAEEAENLVAKEIESEFSSLEGIDIVRSICKEGVAVIVAQFSLGVDIKYAEIKVREKMQLVRPRLPSDILEPIMRRVSLNELPIMYLALKGDRDLARLREILVDDVKPHLEQLPGMASIDIQGGRERVVRVTVDKALLEARSVSFNQIINAIKLRNVNVPAGEIKGTAKNIVVRVVGKYASVDEIAATPINAGGRIVRLKDIAGVAFTIDDEKTRARVGGESAVLMLLYKQSGANTVQVAEEVRKAMKEIAQELPEDVKLDLVNDSSRLIERSIRGVQEDILLGALLAVIVVWLFLGNFRSTLITAAALPNSLIGAFFFVFLAGFGINTMSLLALSLAIGLLIDDSIVVRENIFRYVEKGLSPKDAAVKGTNEVALAVVSTTLAIMAVFIPISFLSGVVGQFFKQFGLTIAFALAISLLDAFTTAPMLSAYWISSRKKAVTSSAGKFFQRITGGWNAFYDRVSGMYRTIIGWALDHKKAVVGLTAALIVLSVIAARFVGTGFFASEDRGTFSVSLETYPGAPINTIDGIMKKIEKHILSVRDVESCYAIVGGEASSFTSSSASHIGNIFVNMKPLKDRKTTTQQMMEIVRSFIRTNLDTEVMFKLQEQGMAGGNEGSPILINISGEELSLLEDLAIRLKRIVLETPGAIDVDSSFRPGKPELIARIDGVKAERLGVTAADVGGFLRSLVQGYKASSFRDGEKDYDIIVQLDEKNRNSIDTFRNLVLTARDGRKIPLSAVCTFTYSSGPLEIRRENRMRYVRIGANLAKGYSFSTVKAGIEKRIQKEIAFPAGYKYEFVGQAKQFADLQTQMITAMFLSVLFMYMILASLYNSFVQPFYVMLTLPLAIIGAFLALLITGTTLDVYGFIGLLLVLGLVAKNAILLVDFTNQKRDDGLSVRDALLAAGPVRLRPILMTTFAMIFGMLPLALGFSEGSKGREALPVGVIGGLLTSTFLTLIVVPVFYDTIESYFARRKKIKIG, from the coding sequence ATGAATATAGCCCAATTTGCCGTAAAACGCCCCGTTCTCGTCGTGATGATAATCGCTTCGCTCATCACGCTCGGTGTCATCGGTTATTCGCGTCTGCCCGTCGATCTCCTCCCGAACGTGGAACTCCCCAACCTCATCGTGACCGTCGTGTACCCCGGGGCGTCCGCGGAAGAAGCGGAGAATCTCGTCGCGAAGGAGATCGAAAGCGAGTTCTCTTCGCTTGAAGGCATCGATATTGTGCGATCGATCTGTAAGGAAGGCGTTGCCGTCATCGTGGCGCAATTCTCGCTCGGTGTGGACATAAAATACGCCGAGATAAAAGTGCGCGAGAAGATGCAGCTCGTGCGCCCGCGTCTCCCGTCGGACATACTCGAACCCATCATGCGGCGCGTGTCGCTCAATGAGCTGCCCATCATGTACCTTGCGCTCAAGGGTGATCGCGATCTTGCGCGTCTGCGCGAAATACTCGTCGACGATGTGAAGCCGCATCTTGAACAGCTTCCCGGCATGGCCTCCATCGATATTCAGGGCGGACGCGAGCGGGTGGTGCGCGTCACCGTCGATAAGGCGCTCCTTGAGGCGCGTTCGGTATCGTTCAATCAGATCATCAATGCCATAAAACTCCGCAATGTCAATGTCCCTGCCGGCGAGATAAAAGGCACGGCGAAGAACATCGTCGTCCGCGTGGTCGGCAAGTACGCAAGCGTCGATGAGATAGCGGCGACACCGATCAATGCCGGCGGGCGCATCGTGCGGCTCAAGGATATCGCCGGTGTGGCGTTCACTATCGATGATGAGAAGACGCGCGCGCGCGTCGGCGGCGAAAGCGCGGTGCTCATGCTGCTCTACAAACAGAGCGGGGCGAACACCGTGCAGGTGGCAGAAGAAGTGCGCAAAGCGATGAAGGAGATCGCACAGGAGCTCCCCGAGGACGTGAAGCTCGACCTTGTCAATGATTCATCGCGTCTCATAGAGCGGAGCATTCGCGGCGTGCAGGAAGATATTCTCCTCGGCGCACTCCTTGCCGTCATCGTGGTATGGCTCTTTCTCGGCAATTTCCGGTCAACGCTCATCACCGCTGCCGCGCTCCCCAACTCGCTCATCGGCGCGTTCTTCTTTGTTTTTCTCGCCGGCTTCGGCATCAATACCATGTCGCTCCTCGCGCTTTCGCTCGCTATCGGGCTCCTCATCGACGACTCCATCGTGGTGCGCGAGAACATATTCCGCTATGTTGAGAAGGGCTTAAGCCCGAAGGACGCCGCCGTCAAAGGCACGAACGAGGTAGCGCTCGCCGTCGTATCGACCACGCTCGCCATCATGGCGGTGTTCATACCGATATCATTCCTTTCCGGCGTCGTGGGCCAGTTCTTCAAGCAGTTCGGGCTTACCATTGCCTTTGCGCTCGCGATATCGCTCCTTGACGCATTCACTACGGCGCCCATGCTTTCCGCGTACTGGATATCATCAAGGAAAAAAGCGGTCACATCGAGCGCAGGCAAATTCTTTCAGCGTATCACCGGCGGATGGAACGCGTTCTATGACCGAGTGAGCGGAATGTACAGAACGATAATCGGCTGGGCGCTCGATCATAAGAAAGCCGTCGTGGGCCTCACCGCAGCGCTCATCGTGCTCTCCGTCATTGCGGCGCGTTTCGTCGGCACAGGCTTTTTCGCGTCCGAGGACCGCGGCACGTTCAGCGTATCGCTTGAGACATACCCCGGCGCGCCTATCAACACGATAGACGGCATTATGAAAAAGATCGAGAAGCACATTCTCTCGGTACGGGACGTCGAATCCTGCTATGCCATCGTCGGCGGCGAGGCGTCGTCGTTCACGTCATCGTCGGCTTCGCATATCGGGAACATTTTCGTGAACATGAAGCCGCTCAAGGACAGGAAAACGACCACGCAGCAGATGATGGAGATAGTGCGATCGTTCATACGGACGAATCTCGATACCGAGGTCATGTTCAAGCTTCAGGAGCAGGGCATGGCCGGCGGCAATGAAGGATCGCCCATCCTGATAAATATCAGCGGCGAAGAGCTGTCCCTGCTCGAGGACCTTGCGATACGGCTTAAGCGCATCGTGCTTGAAACGCCGGGGGCCATCGATGTGGATTCGAGCTTCCGCCCCGGCAAGCCTGAGCTCATCGCGCGCATCGACGGCGTAAAGGCCGAACGCCTGGGCGTAACAGCTGCGGACGTGGGCGGGTTTCTCCGTTCGCTTGTCCAGGGATATAAGGCATCGAGCTTCCGCGACGGCGAAAAGGATTACGATATCATCGTGCAGCTTGATGAGAAGAACAGAAATTCCATCGATACGTTCAGGAATCTCGTGCTCACCGCGCGTGACGGAAGGAAGATACCGCTGTCCGCCGTCTGTACGTTCACCTATTCGTCCGGACCGCTCGAGATACGCCGTGAGAACCGCATGCGCTATGTCCGCATCGGCGCGAACCTCGCGAAAGGGTATTCCTTTTCGACCGTAAAGGCCGGCATTGAGAAGCGGATACAGAAAGAGATCGCTTTCCCCGCGGGGTATAAGTATGAATTCGTCGGTCAGGCGAAGCAGTTCGCCGATCTGCAGACGCAGATGATAACGGCGATGTTCCTCTCGGTGCTTTTCATGTACATGATACTTGCATCGCTTTACAACTCCTTCGTACAGCCGTTCTATGTCATGTTGACGCTGCCGCTCGCCATCATCGGCGCATTCCTGGCGCTTCTCATCACCGGCACCACGCTCGATGTGTACGGCTTCATCGGGCTCCTCCTCGTGCTCGGCCTTGTGGCGAAGAACGCCATATTGCTCGTCGATTTCACCAATCAGAAACGCGATGACGGGTTGTCGGTACGCGACGCGCTCCTCGCTGCAGGGCCCGTGCGGCTTCGGCCCATTCTCATGACGACATTCGCCATGATATTCGGCATGCTCCCGCTCGCGCTCGGTTTCAGCGAAGGCTCGAAGGGCCGCGAGGCATTGCCTGTCGGCGTCATCGGCGGTCTTTTGACATCGACATTCCTCACGCTTATCGTCGTGCCGGTGTTCTATGACACGATCGAATCATATTTCGCGCGCAGAAAGAAAATAAAGATAGGGTGA
- a CDS encoding TolC family protein, with the protein MKKLVLFAIAAVALTAETRTLSFDDCYRVALTNNDDHRIARLDVEIAEAQFQKATADFGPTVTASGGYLASTRGALVTIPMMGSFEMSTRQPYTAQMSVNQPLFTFGRLSLELKIQEEQLRIAKVKLKKAGEKLKADTISAFYGALVSQESHRIQEESLKRAKEMLAVNQRKFAGGEASSYDVLRSRIEVDSTAPNVKSMKNAYEMSLKRLKAFIGMELSAPIALAGELSFRKIEIDYPEVEKRFRISNDDREIQERLSTISECRRWKAVSQLFPTISISANNVYSLSNYNFRWENWQNSWDISIGFQWTLYNNFKNVSDIKQASADAEKQRITQQSIEKQFRLQLESIYLSLDEYKDIIEAADRTVKQAEEGYRIARENFVNGLAKNIDLRDAEVALMRSKLNYLNALYNYIVKAEEFRNLADIPDAETKAEH; encoded by the coding sequence ATGAAAAAGCTCGTTCTATTCGCTATCGCAGCGGTCGCGCTTACCGCAGAGACACGGACGCTCTCATTCGATGACTGCTATCGCGTTGCCCTTACGAACAATGACGATCATCGCATTGCCAGGCTCGATGTCGAGATCGCCGAGGCGCAATTCCAGAAAGCCACAGCGGATTTCGGTCCGACAGTGACGGCAAGCGGCGGGTATCTTGCTTCAACACGCGGCGCGCTCGTGACCATCCCGATGATGGGTTCGTTCGAGATGAGCACGCGGCAGCCGTATACCGCACAGATGTCGGTCAATCAGCCCCTCTTCACCTTCGGCAGGCTTTCGCTGGAGCTTAAGATACAGGAAGAGCAGCTGCGTATAGCAAAAGTAAAACTGAAGAAAGCGGGTGAAAAGCTGAAGGCTGATACGATCAGTGCTTTTTACGGCGCCCTCGTATCGCAGGAAAGTCATCGCATACAGGAAGAATCGCTCAAGCGCGCGAAGGAAATGCTTGCCGTCAATCAGAGGAAATTCGCGGGCGGCGAGGCGTCGAGCTATGATGTACTGCGCTCGCGCATCGAGGTGGACAGCACGGCACCGAACGTGAAGTCGATGAAGAACGCATACGAGATGTCGCTCAAGCGGCTGAAGGCGTTCATCGGCATGGAGTTATCGGCACCGATAGCACTTGCGGGCGAACTTTCGTTCAGGAAGATAGAGATCGATTACCCGGAGGTGGAGAAACGCTTCCGGATTTCCAATGACGACCGCGAGATACAGGAACGCCTCTCGACGATATCTGAATGTCGCCGCTGGAAAGCGGTAAGTCAGCTTTTCCCTACGATATCGATCTCGGCGAACAATGTCTATTCGCTCAGCAATTATAATTTCCGATGGGAGAACTGGCAGAATTCATGGGACATCAGCATTGGCTTTCAGTGGACACTTTATAATAATTTCAAGAACGTGAGCGATATCAAGCAGGCTTCGGCCGATGCCGAAAAACAGAGGATAACGCAGCAATCCATTGAAAAACAATTTCGGCTTCAGCTCGAATCGATATACCTCTCGCTTGATGAGTATAAGGATATCATCGAGGCGGCGGACCGCACGGTGAAGCAGGCGGAAGAGGGCTATCGCATCGCCCGGGAGAATTTCGTCAACGGTCTTGCGAAGAACATCGACCTGCGCGACGCGGAGGTGGCGCTCATGCGCTCGAAGCTCAATTATCTGAACGCACTCTATAATTACATCGTCAAGGCAGAGGAGTTCAGGAATCTTGCCGATATACCCGACGCCGAAACGAAAGCGGAGCATTAG
- a CDS encoding efflux RND transporter periplasmic adaptor subunit: MAKASPVLEFFQGLWNVITIAFFAAVKLAVRAAKAAAVFAIKAAGTIAVSFLHMIMLVRSLRDIKCFKREVKQLGTRTLVTDGAVITVTVLALIMIVQIGFSIAKSRAGVPPLEYNVGITKIAKESVREIMELQGIVEGDPQIKLYPSVPGKFDRNGVREGAAVKKGDALVFINRDIVGYDYLPAPVRSPIDGIVTRLYFVDRGAAISPDRAVAEVANSANVKVVVSVGESDIAVIRKDQVSRIVSLQNTNISVDGTVDSVTPFVDKDTLAGTVIVRAVNTNRNNVFPLTIGMSVKAEIDTGAHDAYMVPERAVLLGQDRVYVYIMTNGKAKALTVLKGYARGEMTEIIGELSDGMEIVTDGAFKLYDGAAIKAMKK; encoded by the coding sequence ATGGCAAAAGCAAGTCCGGTATTGGAATTCTTTCAGGGGCTATGGAATGTCATCACCATTGCGTTCTTTGCGGCAGTGAAGCTCGCCGTTCGGGCGGCAAAAGCGGCTGCGGTCTTCGCGATAAAGGCTGCCGGCACTATCGCTGTGTCATTTTTGCATATGATCATGCTCGTGCGCTCACTGCGCGATATCAAGTGCTTCAAGCGCGAGGTGAAGCAGCTGGGTACACGTACGCTCGTGACCGACGGCGCTGTCATCACCGTGACAGTGCTCGCCCTCATCATGATAGTGCAGATCGGGTTTTCCATCGCGAAAAGCCGTGCCGGGGTGCCGCCGCTCGAATACAATGTCGGCATAACGAAGATAGCGAAGGAAAGCGTGCGTGAGATAATGGAACTGCAGGGGATAGTTGAGGGCGACCCGCAGATAAAGCTCTATCCCTCCGTGCCGGGAAAATTCGACAGGAATGGCGTGCGCGAAGGAGCGGCCGTGAAAAAGGGCGATGCGCTTGTTTTCATCAACCGCGATATCGTAGGCTACGATTATCTCCCTGCGCCGGTCAGGTCCCCCATCGACGGCATCGTGACACGGCTCTATTTCGTCGACCGCGGGGCGGCCATATCGCCCGATCGTGCTGTCGCCGAGGTCGCCAATAGCGCGAACGTGAAGGTGGTCGTGAGCGTGGGTGAAAGCGATATCGCCGTGATACGAAAGGACCAGGTGTCACGCATCGTATCGCTTCAGAACACGAATATAAGCGTCGACGGCACGGTCGATTCGGTGACGCCGTTCGTCGATAAGGATACGCTTGCCGGCACGGTCATCGTGCGTGCGGTGAACACGAACAGGAACAATGTATTCCCGCTCACCATCGGCATGTCGGTGAAGGCGGAGATCGATACCGGTGCGCATGATGCGTATATGGTCCCTGAGCGCGCGGTGCTCCTCGGTCAGGACCGCGTGTATGTGTATATCATGACCAACGGAAAGGCAAAGGCGCTTACGGTGCTTAAGGGATATGCCCGCGGGGAGATGACCGAGATCATCGGCGAACTGTCCGACGGCATGGAGATAGTGACCGACGGCGCCTTCAAGCTCTATGACGGGGCTGCGATAAAGGCGATGAAGAAATGA